From Larus michahellis chromosome 5, bLarMic1.1, whole genome shotgun sequence, the proteins below share one genomic window:
- the S100P gene encoding protein S100-P, with product MSQLETAMGMTIAVFDKYAKMDGNRQTLTKAELKTLLEKELPNFLSSGKDKDAIDKVFKNLDENGDSQVDFKEFVIFVASLTCYCHKYFEQKAAN from the exons ATGTCTCAGCTGGAAACTGCAATGGGAATGACCATTGCGGTCTTTGACAAGTACGCAAAGATGGATGGCAACAGGCAAACCCTCACCAAAGCAGAACTGAAGACCCTCCTGGAAAAAGAGCTCCCAAACTTCCTCTCG tcagGGAAGGACAAGGACGCCATTGATAAAGTCTTCAAGAACCTGGATGAAAACGGTGACTCCCAAGTGGACTTCAAAGAATTTGTCATCTTTGTGGCATCTCTGACTTGCTACTGTCACAAATATTTTGAGCAGAAAGCAGCCAATTAA